A genomic region of Mus musculus strain C57BL/6J chromosome 7, GRCm38.p6 C57BL/6J contains the following coding sequences:
- the Atg16l2 gene encoding autophagy-related protein 16-2, producing the protein MAGPGAPCDPCAPAAVWKRHIVRQLRHRDRTQKALFLELVPAYNHLLEKAELLAKFSEKLKSEPKDAISTRHEDWREEVSGTGPDQVSSPASLRVKWQQEKKGLQLVCGEMAYQVVKKSAALDTLQSQLEERQDRLEALQACVVQLQEARAQQSRQLEERQAENAAQREAYETLLQQAVHQEAALRRLQEEARDLLEQLVQRKARAAAERNLRNERRERANQALVSQELKKAAKRTVSISEIPNTLEDGTKEETVALAPAALPEFSESETCEKWKRPFRSASATSLTLSRCVDVVKGLLDFKKRRGHSVGGAPEQRYQSIPVCVSAQIPSQAQDVLDAHLSEVNAVCFGPNSSLLATGGADRLIHLWNVVGGRLEANQTLEGAGGSITSVDFDPSGSQVLAATYNQAAQLWKVGETQSKETLSGHKDKVTAAKFKLTRHQAVTGSRDRTVKEWDLGRAYCSRTINVLSYCNDVVCGDHIIISGHNDQKIRFWDSRGPHCIQVIPVQGRVTSLHLSYDQLHLLSCSRDNTLKVIDLRISNIRQVFRADGFKCSSDWTKAVFSPDRSYALAGSSNGDLYIWDVNTGKLETSLQGPHCTAVNAVAWCFSGNHVVSVDQGRKVVLWH; encoded by the exons ATGGCAGGACCTGGCGCCCCCTGCGATCCCTGCGCGCCCGCCGCTGTCTGGAAGCGCCACATCGTGCGGCAGCTGCGGCATCGGGACCGCACGCAAAAGGCGCTCTTCCTGGAGCTAGTGCCGGCTT ATAACCATCTCCTAGAGAAGGCTGAACTGCTAGCCAAGTTCTCAGAAAAGTTGAAGTCCGAACCAAAGGATGCCATCTCCACCCGACATGAGGACTGGAG GGAGGAGGTCTCAGGGACAGGCCCTGACCAAGTCTCATCACCAGCCTCTCTGAGGGTGAAGTGGCAGCAGGAGAAGAAGGGGCTGCAGCTGGTCTGTGGTGAG ATGGCCTACCAGGTGGTGAAGAAGAGCGCAGCCCTAGACACCCTGCAGTCACAGCTGGAGGAGCGGCAGGACAG GTTGGAAGCCCTGCAGGCCTGCGTGGTGCAGCTACAGGAGGCGCGGGCTCAGCAGTCCCGGCAGCTGGAGGAACGGCAAGCGGAGAACGCAGCACAGAGAGAAGCCTATGAGACGCTGCTCCAGCAAGCTGTGCACCAGGAGGCGGCACTGCGCAGGCTCCAGGAAGAGGCACGCGACTTGCTGGAGCAGCTTGTGCAGCGTAAGGCGCGCGCCGCCGCTGAGCGCAATCTACGTAATGAGCGTAGAGAGAG GGCCAACCAGGCTCTGGTGTCCCAGGAGCTGAAGAAAGCGGCTAAGCGGACTGTGAGCATCAGCGA GATCCCAAACACTCTAGAAGATGGGACGAAAGAAGAGACTGTGGCTCTAGCTCCTGCCGCTCTGCCTGAGTTCTCAGAGAGTGAGACTTGTGAAAAATGGAAGAGGCCTTTCAG GTCTGCCTCGGCCACCTCCCTGACACTGTCCCGCTGTGTGGATGTGGTGAAGGggctgttgga CTTCAAGAAAAGAAGAGGTCACTCGGTTGGGGGCGCACCTGAGCAGCGGTACCAAagcatccctgtgtgtgtgtctgcccaaATTCCCTCCCAGGCTCAGGATGTCTTG gatgCCCATCTCTCTGAGGTCAATGCTGTTTGTTTTGGCCCCAACAGCAGCCTCCTGGCCACTGGAGGGGCTGACCGGCTGATCCACCTCTGGAATGTTGTAGGAG GTCGCCTGGAGGCCAACCAGACCCTGGAAGGAGCTGGCGGCAGCATCACCAGTGTGGATTTTGACCCCTCA ggCTCCCAGGTTTTGGCAGCTACTTACAACCAGGCTGCCCAGCTCTGGAAGGTGGGAGAGACTCAGTCCAAG GAAACATTGTCCGGACACAAGGACAAAGTGACTGCTGCCAAATTCAAGCTAACAAGGCACCAGGCAGTGACTGGGAGCCGAGACCGGACAGTGAAGGAGTGGGACCTGGGCCGCGCCTACT GTTCCAGGACTATCAATGTACTTTCCTACTGCAATGACGTGGTGTGCGGGGACCACATCATCATCAGTGGCCACAATGACCAAAAGATCCGGTTCTGGGACAGCAG GGGCCCTCACTGCATCCAGGTCATCCCCGTGCAGGGCCGGGTTACCTCCCTGCACCTCAGCTATGACCAGCTGCATCTGCTTAGCTGTTCCCGAGACAACACACTCAAGGTTATCGACCTGCGAATCAGCAATATCCGACAGGTGTTCAG GGCAGATGGCTTCAAGTGCAGTTCTGACTGGACCAAAGCTGTGTTCAG CCCTGACAGAAGCTATGCACTGGCAGGCTCTTCAAACGGCGACCTGTACATCTGGGATGTGAACACCGggaaactggagaccagcctacaGGGACCCCACTG CACTGCTGTTAATGCCGTGGCTTGGTGCTTCTCCGGGAACCACGTTGTGAGTGTGGACCAAGGCAGGAAGGTGGTGCTCTGGCACTGA
- the Atg16l2 gene encoding autophagy-related protein 16-2 isoform X2: MESPGGSAPLLGLELCAAARDSAAMAGPGAPCDPCAPAAVWKRHIVRQLRHRDRTQKALFLELVPAYNHLLEKAELLAKFSEKLKSEPKDAISTRHEDWREEVSGTGPDQVSSPASLRVKWQQEKKGLQLVCGEMAYQVVKKSAALDTLQSQLEERQDRLEALQACVVQLQEARAQQSRQLEERQAENAAQREAYETLLQQAVHQEAALRRLQEEARDLLEQLVQRKARAAAERNLRNERRERANQALVSQELKKAAKRTVSISEIPNTLEDGTKEETVALAPAALPEFSESETCEKWKRPFSFKKRRGHSVGGAPEQRYQSIPVCVSAQIPSQAQDVLDAHLSEVNAVCFGPNSSLLATGGADRLIHLWNVVGGRLEANQTLEGAGGSITSVDFDPSGSQVLAATYNQAAQLWKVGETQSKETLSGHKDKVTAAKFKLTRHQAVTGSRDRTVKEWDLGRAYCSRTINVLSYCNDVVCGDHIIISGHNDQKIRFWDSRGPHCIQVIPVQGRVTSLHLSYDQLHLLSCSRDNTLKVIDLRISNIRQVFRADGFKCSSDWTKAVFSPDRSYALAGSSNGDLYIWDVNTGKLETSLQGPHCTAVNAVAWCFSGNHVVSVDQGRKVVLWH; the protein is encoded by the exons ATGGAGTCCCCGGGAGGCTCCGCCCCCCTGCTCGGGCTGGAGCTTTGCGCGGCCGCTAGGGACTCGGCGGCCATGGCAGGACCTGGCGCCCCCTGCGATCCCTGCGCGCCCGCCGCTGTCTGGAAGCGCCACATCGTGCGGCAGCTGCGGCATCGGGACCGCACGCAAAAGGCGCTCTTCCTGGAGCTAGTGCCGGCTT ATAACCATCTCCTAGAGAAGGCTGAACTGCTAGCCAAGTTCTCAGAAAAGTTGAAGTCCGAACCAAAGGATGCCATCTCCACCCGACATGAGGACTGGAG GGAGGAGGTCTCAGGGACAGGCCCTGACCAAGTCTCATCACCAGCCTCTCTGAGGGTGAAGTGGCAGCAGGAGAAGAAGGGGCTGCAGCTGGTCTGTGGTGAG ATGGCCTACCAGGTGGTGAAGAAGAGCGCAGCCCTAGACACCCTGCAGTCACAGCTGGAGGAGCGGCAGGACAG GTTGGAAGCCCTGCAGGCCTGCGTGGTGCAGCTACAGGAGGCGCGGGCTCAGCAGTCCCGGCAGCTGGAGGAACGGCAAGCGGAGAACGCAGCACAGAGAGAAGCCTATGAGACGCTGCTCCAGCAAGCTGTGCACCAGGAGGCGGCACTGCGCAGGCTCCAGGAAGAGGCACGCGACTTGCTGGAGCAGCTTGTGCAGCGTAAGGCGCGCGCCGCCGCTGAGCGCAATCTACGTAATGAGCGTAGAGAGAG GGCCAACCAGGCTCTGGTGTCCCAGGAGCTGAAGAAAGCGGCTAAGCGGACTGTGAGCATCAGCGA GATCCCAAACACTCTAGAAGATGGGACGAAAGAAGAGACTGTGGCTCTAGCTCCTGCCGCTCTGCCTGAGTTCTCAGAGAGTGAGACTTGTGAAAAATGGAAGAGGCCTTTCAG CTTCAAGAAAAGAAGAGGTCACTCGGTTGGGGGCGCACCTGAGCAGCGGTACCAAagcatccctgtgtgtgtgtctgcccaaATTCCCTCCCAGGCTCAGGATGTCTTG gatgCCCATCTCTCTGAGGTCAATGCTGTTTGTTTTGGCCCCAACAGCAGCCTCCTGGCCACTGGAGGGGCTGACCGGCTGATCCACCTCTGGAATGTTGTAGGAG GTCGCCTGGAGGCCAACCAGACCCTGGAAGGAGCTGGCGGCAGCATCACCAGTGTGGATTTTGACCCCTCA ggCTCCCAGGTTTTGGCAGCTACTTACAACCAGGCTGCCCAGCTCTGGAAGGTGGGAGAGACTCAGTCCAAG GAAACATTGTCCGGACACAAGGACAAAGTGACTGCTGCCAAATTCAAGCTAACAAGGCACCAGGCAGTGACTGGGAGCCGAGACCGGACAGTGAAGGAGTGGGACCTGGGCCGCGCCTACT GTTCCAGGACTATCAATGTACTTTCCTACTGCAATGACGTGGTGTGCGGGGACCACATCATCATCAGTGGCCACAATGACCAAAAGATCCGGTTCTGGGACAGCAG GGGCCCTCACTGCATCCAGGTCATCCCCGTGCAGGGCCGGGTTACCTCCCTGCACCTCAGCTATGACCAGCTGCATCTGCTTAGCTGTTCCCGAGACAACACACTCAAGGTTATCGACCTGCGAATCAGCAATATCCGACAGGTGTTCAG GGCAGATGGCTTCAAGTGCAGTTCTGACTGGACCAAAGCTGTGTTCAG CCCTGACAGAAGCTATGCACTGGCAGGCTCTTCAAACGGCGACCTGTACATCTGGGATGTGAACACCGggaaactggagaccagcctacaGGGACCCCACTG CACTGCTGTTAATGCCGTGGCTTGGTGCTTCTCCGGGAACCACGTTGTGAGTGTGGACCAAGGCAGGAAGGTGGTGCTCTGGCACTGA
- the Atg16l2 gene encoding autophagy-related protein 16-2 isoform X7, producing the protein MESPGGSAPLLGLELCAAARDSAAMAGPGAPCDPCAPAAVWKRHIVRQLRHRDRTQKALFLELVPAYNHLLEKAELLAKFSEKLKSEPKDAISTRHEDWREEVSGTGPDQVSSPASLRVKWQQEKKGLQLVCGEMAYQVVKKSAALDTLQSQLEERQDRLEALQACVVQLQEARAQQSRQLEERQAENAAQREAYETLLQQAVHQEAALRRLQEEARDLLEQLVQRKARAAAERNLRNERRERANQALVSQELKKAAKRTVSISEIPNTLEDGTKEETVALAPAALPEFSESETCEKWKRPFRSASATSLTLSRCVDVVKGLLDFKKRRGHSVGGAPEQRYQSIPVCVSAQIPSQAQDVLDAHLSEVNAVCFGPNSSLLATGGADRLIHLWNVVGGRLEANQTLEGAGGSITSVDFDPSGSQVLAATYNQAAQLWKVGETQSKETLSGHKDKVTAAKFKLTRHQAVTGSRDRTVKEWDLGRAYCSRTINVLSYCNDVVCGDHIIISGHNDQKIRFWDSRGPHCIQVIPVQGRVTSLHLSYDQLHLLSCSRDNTLKVIDLRISNIRQVFRADGFKCSSDWTKAVFRLFKRRPVHLGCEHRETGDQPTGTPLRLLKPPAGWMSRVRVRLPACSCCPPEVCLPSSALLLMPWLGASPGTTL; encoded by the exons ATGGAGTCCCCGGGAGGCTCCGCCCCCCTGCTCGGGCTGGAGCTTTGCGCGGCCGCTAGGGACTCGGCGGCCATGGCAGGACCTGGCGCCCCCTGCGATCCCTGCGCGCCCGCCGCTGTCTGGAAGCGCCACATCGTGCGGCAGCTGCGGCATCGGGACCGCACGCAAAAGGCGCTCTTCCTGGAGCTAGTGCCGGCTT ATAACCATCTCCTAGAGAAGGCTGAACTGCTAGCCAAGTTCTCAGAAAAGTTGAAGTCCGAACCAAAGGATGCCATCTCCACCCGACATGAGGACTGGAG GGAGGAGGTCTCAGGGACAGGCCCTGACCAAGTCTCATCACCAGCCTCTCTGAGGGTGAAGTGGCAGCAGGAGAAGAAGGGGCTGCAGCTGGTCTGTGGTGAG ATGGCCTACCAGGTGGTGAAGAAGAGCGCAGCCCTAGACACCCTGCAGTCACAGCTGGAGGAGCGGCAGGACAG GTTGGAAGCCCTGCAGGCCTGCGTGGTGCAGCTACAGGAGGCGCGGGCTCAGCAGTCCCGGCAGCTGGAGGAACGGCAAGCGGAGAACGCAGCACAGAGAGAAGCCTATGAGACGCTGCTCCAGCAAGCTGTGCACCAGGAGGCGGCACTGCGCAGGCTCCAGGAAGAGGCACGCGACTTGCTGGAGCAGCTTGTGCAGCGTAAGGCGCGCGCCGCCGCTGAGCGCAATCTACGTAATGAGCGTAGAGAGAG GGCCAACCAGGCTCTGGTGTCCCAGGAGCTGAAGAAAGCGGCTAAGCGGACTGTGAGCATCAGCGA GATCCCAAACACTCTAGAAGATGGGACGAAAGAAGAGACTGTGGCTCTAGCTCCTGCCGCTCTGCCTGAGTTCTCAGAGAGTGAGACTTGTGAAAAATGGAAGAGGCCTTTCAG GTCTGCCTCGGCCACCTCCCTGACACTGTCCCGCTGTGTGGATGTGGTGAAGGggctgttgga CTTCAAGAAAAGAAGAGGTCACTCGGTTGGGGGCGCACCTGAGCAGCGGTACCAAagcatccctgtgtgtgtgtctgcccaaATTCCCTCCCAGGCTCAGGATGTCTTG gatgCCCATCTCTCTGAGGTCAATGCTGTTTGTTTTGGCCCCAACAGCAGCCTCCTGGCCACTGGAGGGGCTGACCGGCTGATCCACCTCTGGAATGTTGTAGGAG GTCGCCTGGAGGCCAACCAGACCCTGGAAGGAGCTGGCGGCAGCATCACCAGTGTGGATTTTGACCCCTCA ggCTCCCAGGTTTTGGCAGCTACTTACAACCAGGCTGCCCAGCTCTGGAAGGTGGGAGAGACTCAGTCCAAG GAAACATTGTCCGGACACAAGGACAAAGTGACTGCTGCCAAATTCAAGCTAACAAGGCACCAGGCAGTGACTGGGAGCCGAGACCGGACAGTGAAGGAGTGGGACCTGGGCCGCGCCTACT GTTCCAGGACTATCAATGTACTTTCCTACTGCAATGACGTGGTGTGCGGGGACCACATCATCATCAGTGGCCACAATGACCAAAAGATCCGGTTCTGGGACAGCAG GGGCCCTCACTGCATCCAGGTCATCCCCGTGCAGGGCCGGGTTACCTCCCTGCACCTCAGCTATGACCAGCTGCATCTGCTTAGCTGTTCCCGAGACAACACACTCAAGGTTATCGACCTGCGAATCAGCAATATCCGACAGGTGTTCAG GGCAGATGGCTTCAAGTGCAGTTCTGACTGGACCAAAGCTGTGTTCAG GCTCTTCAAACGGCGACCTGTACATCTGGGATGTGAACACCGggaaactggagaccagcctacaGGGACCCCACTG AGGCTTCTCAAACCGCCTGCTGGTTGGATGTCCAGGGTCAGAGTAAGGCTGCCTGCCTGCTCCTGCTGCCCTCCTGAGGTCTGTCTTCCCTCTTCAGCACTGCTGTTAATGCCGTGGCTTGGTGCTTCTCCGGGAACCACGTTGTGA
- the Atg16l2 gene encoding autophagy-related protein 16-2 isoform X1, which yields MESPGGSAPLLGLELCAAARDSAAMAGPGAPCDPCAPAAVWKRHIVRQLRHRDRTQKALFLELVPAYNHLLEKAELLAKFSEKLKSEPKDAISTRHEDWREEVSGTGPDQVSSPASLRVKWQQEKKGLQLVCGEMAYQVVKKSAALDTLQSQLEERQDRLEALQACVVQLQEARAQQSRQLEERQAENAAQREAYETLLQQAVHQEAALRRLQEEARDLLEQLVQRKARAAAERNLRNERRERANQALVSQELKKAAKRTVSISEIPNTLEDGTKEETVALAPAALPEFSESETCEKWKRPFSFKKRRGHSVGGAPEQRYQSIPVCVSAQIPSQAQDVLDAHLSEVNAVCFGPNSSLLATGGADRLIHLWNVVGGRLEANQTLEGAGGSITSVDFDPSGSQVLAATYNQAAQLWKVGETQSKETLSGHKDKVTAAKFKLTRHQAVTGSRDRTVKEWDLGRAYCSRTINVLSYCNDVVCGDHIIISGHNDQKIRFWDSRGPHCIQVIPVQGRVTSLHLSYDQLHLLSCSRDNTLKVIDLRISNIRQVFRADGFKCSSDWTKAVFRLFKRRPVHLGCEHRETGDQPTGTPLRLLKPPAGWMSRVRVRLPACSCCPPEVCLPSSALLLMPWLGASPGTTL from the exons ATGGAGTCCCCGGGAGGCTCCGCCCCCCTGCTCGGGCTGGAGCTTTGCGCGGCCGCTAGGGACTCGGCGGCCATGGCAGGACCTGGCGCCCCCTGCGATCCCTGCGCGCCCGCCGCTGTCTGGAAGCGCCACATCGTGCGGCAGCTGCGGCATCGGGACCGCACGCAAAAGGCGCTCTTCCTGGAGCTAGTGCCGGCTT ATAACCATCTCCTAGAGAAGGCTGAACTGCTAGCCAAGTTCTCAGAAAAGTTGAAGTCCGAACCAAAGGATGCCATCTCCACCCGACATGAGGACTGGAG GGAGGAGGTCTCAGGGACAGGCCCTGACCAAGTCTCATCACCAGCCTCTCTGAGGGTGAAGTGGCAGCAGGAGAAGAAGGGGCTGCAGCTGGTCTGTGGTGAG ATGGCCTACCAGGTGGTGAAGAAGAGCGCAGCCCTAGACACCCTGCAGTCACAGCTGGAGGAGCGGCAGGACAG GTTGGAAGCCCTGCAGGCCTGCGTGGTGCAGCTACAGGAGGCGCGGGCTCAGCAGTCCCGGCAGCTGGAGGAACGGCAAGCGGAGAACGCAGCACAGAGAGAAGCCTATGAGACGCTGCTCCAGCAAGCTGTGCACCAGGAGGCGGCACTGCGCAGGCTCCAGGAAGAGGCACGCGACTTGCTGGAGCAGCTTGTGCAGCGTAAGGCGCGCGCCGCCGCTGAGCGCAATCTACGTAATGAGCGTAGAGAGAG GGCCAACCAGGCTCTGGTGTCCCAGGAGCTGAAGAAAGCGGCTAAGCGGACTGTGAGCATCAGCGA GATCCCAAACACTCTAGAAGATGGGACGAAAGAAGAGACTGTGGCTCTAGCTCCTGCCGCTCTGCCTGAGTTCTCAGAGAGTGAGACTTGTGAAAAATGGAAGAGGCCTTTCAG CTTCAAGAAAAGAAGAGGTCACTCGGTTGGGGGCGCACCTGAGCAGCGGTACCAAagcatccctgtgtgtgtgtctgcccaaATTCCCTCCCAGGCTCAGGATGTCTTG gatgCCCATCTCTCTGAGGTCAATGCTGTTTGTTTTGGCCCCAACAGCAGCCTCCTGGCCACTGGAGGGGCTGACCGGCTGATCCACCTCTGGAATGTTGTAGGAG GTCGCCTGGAGGCCAACCAGACCCTGGAAGGAGCTGGCGGCAGCATCACCAGTGTGGATTTTGACCCCTCA ggCTCCCAGGTTTTGGCAGCTACTTACAACCAGGCTGCCCAGCTCTGGAAGGTGGGAGAGACTCAGTCCAAG GAAACATTGTCCGGACACAAGGACAAAGTGACTGCTGCCAAATTCAAGCTAACAAGGCACCAGGCAGTGACTGGGAGCCGAGACCGGACAGTGAAGGAGTGGGACCTGGGCCGCGCCTACT GTTCCAGGACTATCAATGTACTTTCCTACTGCAATGACGTGGTGTGCGGGGACCACATCATCATCAGTGGCCACAATGACCAAAAGATCCGGTTCTGGGACAGCAG GGGCCCTCACTGCATCCAGGTCATCCCCGTGCAGGGCCGGGTTACCTCCCTGCACCTCAGCTATGACCAGCTGCATCTGCTTAGCTGTTCCCGAGACAACACACTCAAGGTTATCGACCTGCGAATCAGCAATATCCGACAGGTGTTCAG GGCAGATGGCTTCAAGTGCAGTTCTGACTGGACCAAAGCTGTGTTCAG GCTCTTCAAACGGCGACCTGTACATCTGGGATGTGAACACCGggaaactggagaccagcctacaGGGACCCCACTG AGGCTTCTCAAACCGCCTGCTGGTTGGATGTCCAGGGTCAGAGTAAGGCTGCCTGCCTGCTCCTGCTGCCCTCCTGAGGTCTGTCTTCCCTCTTCAGCACTGCTGTTAATGCCGTGGCTTGGTGCTTCTCCGGGAACCACGTTGTGA
- the Atg16l2 gene encoding autophagy-related protein 16-2 isoform X6, whose amino-acid sequence MAYQVVKKSAALDTLQSQLEERQDRLEALQACVVQLQEARAQQSRQLEERQAENAAQREAYETLLQQAVHQEAALRRLQEEARDLLEQLVQRKARAAAERNLRNERRERANQALVSQELKKAAKRTVSISEIPNTLEDGTKEETVALAPAALPEFSESETCEKWKRPFRSASATSLTLSRCVDVVKGLLDFKKRRGHSVGGAPEQRYQSIPVCVSAQIPSQAQDVLDAHLSEVNAVCFGPNSSLLATGGADRLIHLWNVVGGRLEANQTLEGAGGSITSVDFDPSGSQVLAATYNQAAQLWKVGETQSKETLSGHKDKVTAAKFKLTRHQAVTGSRDRTVKEWDLGRAYCSRTINVLSYCNDVVCGDHIIISGHNDQKIRFWDSRGPHCIQVIPVQGRVTSLHLSYDQLHLLSCSRDNTLKVIDLRISNIRQVFRADGFKCSSDWTKAVFRLFKRRPVHLGCEHRETGDQPTGTPLRLLKPPAGWMSRVRVRLPACSCCPPEVCLPSSALLLMPWLGASPGTTL is encoded by the exons ATGGCCTACCAGGTGGTGAAGAAGAGCGCAGCCCTAGACACCCTGCAGTCACAGCTGGAGGAGCGGCAGGACAG GTTGGAAGCCCTGCAGGCCTGCGTGGTGCAGCTACAGGAGGCGCGGGCTCAGCAGTCCCGGCAGCTGGAGGAACGGCAAGCGGAGAACGCAGCACAGAGAGAAGCCTATGAGACGCTGCTCCAGCAAGCTGTGCACCAGGAGGCGGCACTGCGCAGGCTCCAGGAAGAGGCACGCGACTTGCTGGAGCAGCTTGTGCAGCGTAAGGCGCGCGCCGCCGCTGAGCGCAATCTACGTAATGAGCGTAGAGAGAG GGCCAACCAGGCTCTGGTGTCCCAGGAGCTGAAGAAAGCGGCTAAGCGGACTGTGAGCATCAGCGA GATCCCAAACACTCTAGAAGATGGGACGAAAGAAGAGACTGTGGCTCTAGCTCCTGCCGCTCTGCCTGAGTTCTCAGAGAGTGAGACTTGTGAAAAATGGAAGAGGCCTTTCAG GTCTGCCTCGGCCACCTCCCTGACACTGTCCCGCTGTGTGGATGTGGTGAAGGggctgttgga CTTCAAGAAAAGAAGAGGTCACTCGGTTGGGGGCGCACCTGAGCAGCGGTACCAAagcatccctgtgtgtgtgtctgcccaaATTCCCTCCCAGGCTCAGGATGTCTTG gatgCCCATCTCTCTGAGGTCAATGCTGTTTGTTTTGGCCCCAACAGCAGCCTCCTGGCCACTGGAGGGGCTGACCGGCTGATCCACCTCTGGAATGTTGTAGGAG GTCGCCTGGAGGCCAACCAGACCCTGGAAGGAGCTGGCGGCAGCATCACCAGTGTGGATTTTGACCCCTCA ggCTCCCAGGTTTTGGCAGCTACTTACAACCAGGCTGCCCAGCTCTGGAAGGTGGGAGAGACTCAGTCCAAG GAAACATTGTCCGGACACAAGGACAAAGTGACTGCTGCCAAATTCAAGCTAACAAGGCACCAGGCAGTGACTGGGAGCCGAGACCGGACAGTGAAGGAGTGGGACCTGGGCCGCGCCTACT GTTCCAGGACTATCAATGTACTTTCCTACTGCAATGACGTGGTGTGCGGGGACCACATCATCATCAGTGGCCACAATGACCAAAAGATCCGGTTCTGGGACAGCAG GGGCCCTCACTGCATCCAGGTCATCCCCGTGCAGGGCCGGGTTACCTCCCTGCACCTCAGCTATGACCAGCTGCATCTGCTTAGCTGTTCCCGAGACAACACACTCAAGGTTATCGACCTGCGAATCAGCAATATCCGACAGGTGTTCAG GGCAGATGGCTTCAAGTGCAGTTCTGACTGGACCAAAGCTGTGTTCAG GCTCTTCAAACGGCGACCTGTACATCTGGGATGTGAACACCGggaaactggagaccagcctacaGGGACCCCACTG AGGCTTCTCAAACCGCCTGCTGGTTGGATGTCCAGGGTCAGAGTAAGGCTGCCTGCCTGCTCCTGCTGCCCTCCTGAGGTCTGTCTTCCCTCTTCAGCACTGCTGTTAATGCCGTGGCTTGGTGCTTCTCCGGGAACCACGTTGTGA
- the Atg16l2 gene encoding autophagy-related protein 16-2 isoform X8: protein MAYQVVKKSAALDTLQSQLEERQDRLEALQACVVQLQEARAQQSRQLEERQAENAAQREAYETLLQQAVHQEAALRRLQEEARDLLEQLVQRKARAAAERNLRNERRERANQALVSQELKKAAKRTVSISEIPNTLEDGTKEETVALAPAALPEFSESETCEKWKRPFSFKKRRGHSVGGAPEQRYQSIPVCVSAQIPSQAQDVLDAHLSEVNAVCFGPNSSLLATGGADRLIHLWNVVGGRLEANQTLEGAGGSITSVDFDPSGSQVLAATYNQAAQLWKVGETQSKETLSGHKDKVTAAKFKLTRHQAVTGSRDRTVKEWDLGRAYCSRTINVLSYCNDVVCGDHIIISGHNDQKIRFWDSRGPHCIQVIPVQGRVTSLHLSYDQLHLLSCSRDNTLKVIDLRISNIRQVFRADGFKCSSDWTKAVFRLFKRRPVHLGCEHRETGDQPTGTPLRLLKPPAGWMSRVRVRLPACSCCPPEVCLPSSALLLMPWLGASPGTTL, encoded by the exons ATGGCCTACCAGGTGGTGAAGAAGAGCGCAGCCCTAGACACCCTGCAGTCACAGCTGGAGGAGCGGCAGGACAG GTTGGAAGCCCTGCAGGCCTGCGTGGTGCAGCTACAGGAGGCGCGGGCTCAGCAGTCCCGGCAGCTGGAGGAACGGCAAGCGGAGAACGCAGCACAGAGAGAAGCCTATGAGACGCTGCTCCAGCAAGCTGTGCACCAGGAGGCGGCACTGCGCAGGCTCCAGGAAGAGGCACGCGACTTGCTGGAGCAGCTTGTGCAGCGTAAGGCGCGCGCCGCCGCTGAGCGCAATCTACGTAATGAGCGTAGAGAGAG GGCCAACCAGGCTCTGGTGTCCCAGGAGCTGAAGAAAGCGGCTAAGCGGACTGTGAGCATCAGCGA GATCCCAAACACTCTAGAAGATGGGACGAAAGAAGAGACTGTGGCTCTAGCTCCTGCCGCTCTGCCTGAGTTCTCAGAGAGTGAGACTTGTGAAAAATGGAAGAGGCCTTTCAG CTTCAAGAAAAGAAGAGGTCACTCGGTTGGGGGCGCACCTGAGCAGCGGTACCAAagcatccctgtgtgtgtgtctgcccaaATTCCCTCCCAGGCTCAGGATGTCTTG gatgCCCATCTCTCTGAGGTCAATGCTGTTTGTTTTGGCCCCAACAGCAGCCTCCTGGCCACTGGAGGGGCTGACCGGCTGATCCACCTCTGGAATGTTGTAGGAG GTCGCCTGGAGGCCAACCAGACCCTGGAAGGAGCTGGCGGCAGCATCACCAGTGTGGATTTTGACCCCTCA ggCTCCCAGGTTTTGGCAGCTACTTACAACCAGGCTGCCCAGCTCTGGAAGGTGGGAGAGACTCAGTCCAAG GAAACATTGTCCGGACACAAGGACAAAGTGACTGCTGCCAAATTCAAGCTAACAAGGCACCAGGCAGTGACTGGGAGCCGAGACCGGACAGTGAAGGAGTGGGACCTGGGCCGCGCCTACT GTTCCAGGACTATCAATGTACTTTCCTACTGCAATGACGTGGTGTGCGGGGACCACATCATCATCAGTGGCCACAATGACCAAAAGATCCGGTTCTGGGACAGCAG GGGCCCTCACTGCATCCAGGTCATCCCCGTGCAGGGCCGGGTTACCTCCCTGCACCTCAGCTATGACCAGCTGCATCTGCTTAGCTGTTCCCGAGACAACACACTCAAGGTTATCGACCTGCGAATCAGCAATATCCGACAGGTGTTCAG GGCAGATGGCTTCAAGTGCAGTTCTGACTGGACCAAAGCTGTGTTCAG GCTCTTCAAACGGCGACCTGTACATCTGGGATGTGAACACCGggaaactggagaccagcctacaGGGACCCCACTG AGGCTTCTCAAACCGCCTGCTGGTTGGATGTCCAGGGTCAGAGTAAGGCTGCCTGCCTGCTCCTGCTGCCCTCCTGAGGTCTGTCTTCCCTCTTCAGCACTGCTGTTAATGCCGTGGCTTGGTGCTTCTCCGGGAACCACGTTGTGA